The following proteins are co-located in the Brienomyrus brachyistius isolate T26 unplaced genomic scaffold, BBRACH_0.4 scaffold35, whole genome shotgun sequence genome:
- the LOC125721733 gene encoding 40S ribosomal protein S25-like yields the protein MPPKDDKKKKDPGKAKKDKDPVNKSGGKAKKKKWSKGKVRDKLNNLVLFDKATYDKLYKEVPNYKLITPAVVSERLKIRGSLARTALQELLGKGLIKLVSKHRAQIIYTRNTKGGDEAPPEKEA from the exons ATG CCTCCCAAGGATGACAAGAAAAAGAAGGATCCAGGCAAAGCCAAAAAGGACAAGGACCCAGTCAACAAGTCTGGTGGCAAAGCAAAGAAAAAG AAGTGGTCCAAAGGGAAGGTGAGGGACAAGCTGAACAACCTGGTGCTCTTCGACAAGGCCACCTACGACAAGCTGTACAAGGAGGTGCCCAACTACAAGCTGATCACGCCAGCCGTGGTCTCGGAGAGGCTGAAAATTCGCGGCTCCCTGGCCAGGACTGCACTCCAGGAGCTGCTAggcaaag GACTCATCAAGCTGGTGTCAAAACACAGAGCACAGATCATCTATACACGGAACACCAAGGGGGGTGATGAGGCTCCACCTGAGAAGGAGGCCTAG
- the si:ch73-1a9.3 gene encoding non-histone chromosomal protein HMG-like produces the protein MPKRNKTNNDTEAKEPKRRSERLINKPATPKSDPKPKKAPAKPKKTKDAEKAKPEEKKEETPAENGEAKTDEGAPATEDAGKQKEEGK, from the exons ATGCCGAAAAGAAACAAA ACCAACAATGATACTGAAGCTAAGGAG CCTAAAAGGAGATCTGAGAGGTTGATAAAT AAGCCTGCAACCCCGAAGTCAGACCCAAAGCCAAAG AAGGCGCCTGCAAAACCGAAGAAGACGAAGGATGCTGAGAAAGCCAAACCAGAAGAGAAGAAGGAAGAGACTCCTGCAGAGAACGGAGAAGCCAAAACGGACgaaggg GCACCAGCGACGGAGGACGCAGGAAAGCAGAAAGAAGAGGGAAAGTAA
- the get1 gene encoding guided entry of tail-anchored proteins factor 1, with product MAEGCAWFLVLGSVLLCNLVKTLLPSISSFLSKVFHKDAEHELEMRKEIQDMKKELSSISMMDEFARYARLERKINKMTDKLKSLVKSRAAYQAKVKWVVNIVYHVLQAVLMISLIWKYYASPVTVLPSQWIVPLERLVAFPSGVPGGVGITCWLVVCNKVVALLLQPVG from the exons atggcgGAGGGCTGCGCCTGGTTTTTGGTGCTGGGCTCCGTGCTTTTGTGTAACCTGGTGAAAACGCTGCTGCCCAGCATCTCCTCTTTC CTGTCTAAGGTCTTCCACAAGGATGCAGAGCACGAGCTGGAGATGCGGAAGGAGATCCAGGACATGAAGAAGGAGTTGTCCTCCATCAGCATGATGGATGAGTTCGCCAGGTATGCCAGGCTGGAGCGCAAGATCAACAAGATGACCGACAAGCTCAAGTCCCTTG TGAAATCAAGAGCTGCCTACCAGGCTAAGGTGAAGTGGGTCGTGAACATAGTGTACCATGTACTCCAG GCCGTGCTGATGATCTCCTTGATCTGGAAGTACTACGCCAGCCCAGTGACGGTCCTCCCCAGCCAGTGGATCGTCCCTCTTGAGCGTCTGGTCGCATTCCCCTCTGGGGTGCCAG GTGGAGTTGGGATCACGTGCTGGCTGGTGGTGTGCAACAAGGTGGTGGCGCTGCTTCTCCAGCCCGTGGGCTGA